One part of the Bdellovibrio sp. KM01 genome encodes these proteins:
- a CDS encoding helix-turn-helix transcriptional regulator, translating to MEATTRSNYYEILELPANSPQHEVTAAYERARNTYSGENPAIYTIFSEHEAREFLVLIEEAYQVLGNKILRNIYDQRLLSGMASLNDLTYASIVEASKKVTPVEVKATEKKPAAAYTKDEAFEAEIKAQENWTGDFLKKVREYKGITVERMSEITKINAWYVKAIEKTEPDNLPAVVFVRGYVVQIARALGVDDKKAADSYMKTFKQALGK from the coding sequence ATGGAAGCGACAACACGTTCTAATTACTATGAAATTCTTGAATTACCTGCAAACTCACCTCAACACGAAGTGACTGCGGCGTATGAACGTGCTCGCAATACCTACTCTGGTGAAAATCCAGCTATCTATACAATTTTTTCTGAACATGAAGCTCGTGAATTCCTGGTCCTGATCGAGGAAGCGTATCAAGTTCTTGGCAACAAGATCCTAAGAAACATCTACGACCAAAGACTGTTAAGCGGAATGGCTTCATTGAATGATCTGACTTATGCCTCCATCGTTGAAGCGAGCAAAAAAGTCACTCCTGTTGAAGTGAAAGCGACTGAGAAGAAACCTGCTGCTGCTTACACAAAAGATGAAGCCTTCGAGGCGGAGATCAAAGCCCAAGAAAATTGGACTGGCGACTTCCTTAAAAAAGTTCGCGAATACAAAGGGATCACTGTTGAACGCATGAGCGAGATCACTAAGATCAACGCTTGGTACGTGAAAGCCATCGAAAAAACTGAACCTGATAATCTTCCAGCTGTTGTATTTGTACGCGGTTATGTTGTGCAAATCGCAAGAGCTTTGGGTGTTGACGACAAAAAAGCCGCTGACTCCTATATGAAGACATTCAAACAAGCTCTTGGAAAATAA
- a CDS encoding RluA family pseudouridine synthase, which translates to MENKSNSENSEQTIQITALPEMVGLRLDKALTLLPEVETRSRASHLIENSLVKVNGKVAKASLALKSTDLLEITLPAPVPTELQSYDLKLDVLFEDSDVIVINKPAGLVVHPAAGHAHDTLVNALISHTDDLSMKFGEERPGIVHRLDKETSGIIVVAKNDKAHESLTSQFKERSTHRIYYAVTIGTARNLSGTIKSFLARHPVDRKKYASVIGDDRRPLQDQEDPPMIGKWAVTHYETVNRKSGLSYMKLKLETGRTHQIRVHLSENGLPIAGDTLYGADRKIKSVEQRQIQEDLRALPRFLLHAAELGFTHPRTQERMFFKQDWPEDILSLIKKWGLV; encoded by the coding sequence TTGGAAAATAAATCCAACTCCGAAAATTCTGAACAGACAATCCAGATCACCGCTCTGCCCGAGATGGTTGGCTTGCGCCTGGATAAAGCGCTGACTTTGCTACCGGAAGTGGAGACTCGCTCGCGGGCTTCGCACCTGATTGAAAACTCCTTGGTGAAAGTGAATGGCAAAGTTGCCAAGGCGTCATTGGCATTAAAATCAACAGATCTGCTGGAAATTACTCTGCCAGCACCAGTTCCGACGGAACTTCAATCCTACGATTTGAAATTAGATGTTTTATTTGAAGATTCCGATGTAATTGTGATCAATAAGCCTGCGGGATTAGTGGTTCATCCCGCTGCAGGCCATGCACACGACACATTGGTGAATGCATTAATCTCGCACACCGATGATCTTTCGATGAAATTTGGGGAAGAGCGTCCTGGCATCGTTCATCGTCTGGATAAAGAAACCAGTGGGATCATCGTTGTTGCTAAAAACGACAAAGCCCACGAGTCTTTAACTTCGCAATTCAAAGAGCGCAGTACTCATCGCATATACTACGCAGTGACTATCGGAACCGCTCGCAATTTAAGTGGAACTATTAAAAGTTTTTTGGCTCGACATCCGGTGGATCGTAAAAAATATGCTTCTGTGATCGGCGATGATCGTCGCCCTTTACAAGATCAAGAAGATCCCCCAATGATCGGAAAATGGGCCGTCACTCACTATGAAACTGTGAATCGCAAAAGCGGTCTTAGCTATATGAAACTTAAGCTTGAAACCGGACGGACTCATCAGATTCGCGTCCACCTTTCTGAAAATGGTTTGCCGATTGCGGGTGACACTCTTTATGGTGCCGACCGTAAAATCAAATCGGTCGAGCAACGTCAGATTCAGGAAGACCTTCGCGCACTGCCAAGATTTTTGCTCCACGCGGCTGAATTGGGTTTCACTCACCCCCGCACTCAAGAGCGCATGTTTTTTAAACAAGATTGGCCGGAAGATATTCTGTCACTGATTAAAAAATGGGGTTTAGTATGA
- the pgeF gene encoding peptidoglycan editing factor PgeF, with amino-acid sequence MNIEKTPLGYEIKNSHVTYFFGGKESQIQNLKAAYPHFDFVRVKQTHSDIVVESKDASLDYQVNADGHISTARYLALCVVTADCVPALFYHAKSGTIAGVHAGWRGVANRILINTIRDLVKRGIPPQEIEVAIGPHIQKDSFEVGHDVRDQILASLPELSNEEKEMFYTDLSTEKSLVDINLIVKAQLESQGISPENVSTLHIDTVKDQFFHSHRRDKEQAGRQISFVVRTP; translated from the coding sequence ATGAATATAGAAAAAACTCCTCTGGGTTATGAAATTAAAAACTCTCATGTGACGTATTTTTTCGGTGGTAAAGAATCACAAATTCAAAATCTGAAAGCTGCTTATCCTCATTTTGATTTCGTCCGAGTAAAGCAAACTCACAGCGATATCGTCGTGGAATCGAAAGATGCTTCGCTTGATTACCAAGTGAACGCTGATGGACATATTTCAACTGCCCGGTATTTAGCTTTGTGCGTAGTTACTGCCGACTGCGTTCCCGCTTTATTCTATCACGCTAAAAGCGGCACCATTGCTGGTGTTCACGCCGGCTGGCGCGGAGTTGCGAACCGTATTTTAATCAATACGATTCGTGATCTGGTTAAACGCGGAATTCCTCCACAAGAAATTGAAGTTGCTATCGGACCCCACATTCAAAAAGACAGCTTTGAAGTTGGTCACGATGTGCGCGATCAAATTCTTGCCAGTCTTCCGGAATTGTCTAATGAAGAGAAAGAGATGTTTTACACAGACCTATCCACAGAAAAAAGCCTGGTGGATATTAATCTGATCGTAAAAGCTCAGCTGGAATCCCAGGGAATTTCACCGGAGAACGTTTCGACCTTGCACATCGATACTGTGAAAGATCAATTTTTTCACTCTCACCGTCGCGATAAGGAACAAGCCGGTCGTCAGATCAGCTTTGTTGTCAGAACGCCATGA
- a CDS encoding DNA-3-methyladenine glycosylase, with translation MSIIPQDFYFEDTTSVAKSLLGKTLHIKTTGKEQLARIVEVEAYLGIKDPACHTFGGRQTPRVKSMYLSGGHSYVYLIYGMYNCLNIVTRTEEHPEAVLIRAVEPLPLSATFNKSMLVSNGPGKLCRHYGITKEHDGVALWRKNSPLYLSEDGFNVPKSQIVSKPRVGVDYAGEAAEWPLRFYIADNKFVSKK, from the coding sequence ATGAGTATCATTCCTCAAGATTTCTATTTTGAGGATACAACGTCCGTGGCAAAATCCCTTTTGGGAAAAACTCTGCATATAAAAACCACCGGCAAAGAACAGCTCGCACGCATTGTTGAAGTGGAAGCATATTTGGGAATCAAAGATCCCGCCTGCCATACTTTCGGCGGCCGTCAAACTCCCCGCGTGAAATCAATGTATCTGTCGGGTGGCCACAGTTATGTCTATCTGATCTATGGAATGTATAACTGTTTAAATATTGTGACTCGAACTGAAGAGCACCCCGAAGCTGTTTTGATTCGTGCCGTGGAACCGCTTCCTTTGAGTGCGACGTTTAATAAATCGATGCTCGTTTCAAATGGTCCTGGAAAATTATGCCGTCATTATGGAATCACTAAAGAACATGACGGAGTCGCTTTATGGAGGAAAAACTCCCCACTTTATCTTTCGGAAGATGGATTCAATGTTCCAAAAAGTCAGATTGTTTCCAAACCACGGGTGGGCGTAGATTACGCAGGCGAAGCCGCCGAATGGCCTTTACGCTTTTATATCGCCGATAACAAATTCGTTTCAAAAAAATAA
- a CDS encoding Dps family protein: MKINIGINDKDRKEIAKGLSTLLADTYTLYLQTHNFHWNVEGPMFQTLHLMFETQYNELALAVDLIAERIRALGHYAPGTYAEFSKLSSIKEVPGEKLSATKMIETLVLGQETVARTARGLFAVVEKASDEPTADLLTQRLQVHEKTAWMLRSLLEKK; this comes from the coding sequence ATGAAAATCAATATTGGTATTAACGACAAAGACAGAAAAGAAATCGCAAAAGGTCTTTCGACTCTTTTGGCCGACACTTACACTCTGTATCTTCAAACTCACAACTTTCATTGGAATGTCGAAGGTCCAATGTTTCAAACTTTGCATTTGATGTTTGAAACTCAATACAACGAATTGGCGTTGGCAGTGGATTTAATCGCAGAACGTATTCGTGCTTTGGGTCACTACGCTCCGGGCACATACGCAGAGTTCTCTAAACTTTCTTCTATCAAAGAAGTTCCAGGAGAAAAATTGAGCGCGACTAAAATGATCGAGACACTTGTTCTTGGTCAGGAAACTGTTGCTCGCACAGCTCGTGGTTTGTTCGCCGTTGTTGAAAAAGCAAGTGACGAACCAACAGCAGATCTTTTGACTCAAAGACTTCAAGTTCACGAGAAAACAGCTTGGATGCTAAGAAGCTTGCTTGAAAAGAAATAA
- a CDS encoding cystathionine gamma-synthase has product MKTTDSKLGFATRAIHAGQAPDPTTGAIMTPVYMTSTYVQSSPGVHKGWEYSRTHNPTRRAYENCMASLESGKYGFAFASGCAATTVILHLIKGGDHVIAMDDMYGGTFRLFDKVLRHDGMEFSFVDLTKVENFEKAIKPNTKMVWLETPTNPTLKLVDIKKICAIAKAKGIIVAVDNTFMSPYFQRPLELGADIVVHSATKYIGGHSDVVGGVAVTSREDIAERMAFLSNSMGPIQGPFDSFMCLRSLKTLPLRMKAHQENAMAIARFLEGHSKVEKVIYPGLESHPQHALAKEQMHGYGGMITFYIKGGIEAARKFLESVEIFALAESLGGVESLIEHPAIMTHASVPAENRKALGIDDTLIRLSVGIEDLTDLLSDLKSAFDKV; this is encoded by the coding sequence ATGAAAACAACAGATTCTAAACTTGGTTTTGCGACTCGTGCGATTCATGCTGGACAAGCTCCAGATCCTACAACCGGAGCAATCATGACTCCGGTGTACATGACCTCGACTTATGTACAATCTTCTCCGGGCGTTCACAAAGGTTGGGAGTATTCTCGTACTCACAATCCGACCCGTCGCGCTTATGAAAATTGCATGGCAAGTCTTGAAAGCGGTAAATATGGTTTCGCATTCGCCTCAGGTTGCGCGGCAACGACTGTGATTTTGCACCTTATTAAAGGTGGCGATCACGTTATTGCGATGGACGATATGTACGGCGGCACTTTCCGTCTGTTTGATAAAGTTCTAAGACATGACGGTATGGAGTTTTCGTTCGTTGATTTGACGAAAGTTGAAAACTTTGAAAAAGCGATCAAGCCAAATACGAAAATGGTTTGGCTGGAAACTCCAACAAACCCAACTTTGAAATTGGTCGACATCAAAAAAATCTGCGCGATCGCCAAAGCGAAAGGCATCATCGTCGCAGTTGATAACACTTTCATGAGTCCTTACTTCCAACGCCCATTGGAGCTGGGTGCGGATATCGTAGTGCACTCGGCGACTAAATATATCGGTGGTCACAGTGACGTGGTTGGCGGTGTGGCCGTGACATCTCGTGAAGACATCGCGGAGCGCATGGCTTTCCTAAGTAATTCTATGGGACCGATTCAAGGACCATTTGATTCATTCATGTGCTTAAGAAGTTTGAAAACTTTACCTTTGCGTATGAAGGCTCACCAGGAAAACGCTATGGCAATCGCTCGCTTCCTGGAAGGTCACTCGAAAGTTGAAAAAGTGATCTATCCTGGTTTGGAAAGTCATCCGCAACATGCTTTGGCGAAAGAGCAAATGCATGGATACGGCGGCATGATCACTTTCTACATCAAAGGAGGAATCGAAGCGGCCCGTAAGTTCTTGGAAAGCGTAGAAATCTTCGCTTTGGCAGAGAGTTTGGGTGGTGTAGAGAGCTTGATCGAACACCCTGCGATTATGACGCACGCCTCCGTGCCAGCTGAAAACCGCAAGGCTCTAGGCATCGACGACACGCTAATCAGACTGTCTGTGGGTATCGAGGACCTTACTGACCTGCTTTCAGACCTAAAATCTGCATTCGACAAAGTCTAA
- a CDS encoding PLP-dependent cysteine synthase family protein gives MSQIYNSILETIGNTPIVELHNVAKGSKHKFFAKVEYFNPGGSIKDRVAVAMIEEAEKRGDLKPGGTIVEATSGNTGVGLALAAVIKGYKCIFVMPEKMSEEKRAILKAYGAQVVITPMVEPDHPLSHYNVSKKIADGVPGGFLVNQYHNKDNPARHYKTTGPEIWKQTDGKVDVIVGGAGTGGTLSGCAKYLKEQKASVKVICADPIGSILYDLFYHKKIVDPPGSYKVEGIGEDMLPDNVHLDIYDGFVRVSDPEAFAMTRRLVAEEGLLVGPSSGTAMVAAMKYAETLEKPSNIVVIFPDSGRQYLSKAFNDQWMVENSFLKAEDTKNVFNRVVSAEEALKNLSK, from the coding sequence ATGTCACAAATCTATAATTCGATCCTGGAAACTATTGGTAACACACCGATTGTGGAACTTCACAATGTAGCTAAAGGTTCTAAACACAAATTCTTCGCGAAAGTGGAGTATTTCAATCCAGGCGGGAGCATCAAGGATCGCGTCGCTGTTGCGATGATTGAAGAGGCCGAAAAGCGCGGTGATTTAAAGCCCGGAGGTACGATCGTAGAGGCTACTTCTGGAAATACGGGCGTAGGCTTGGCACTCGCTGCCGTGATTAAGGGATACAAGTGTATCTTTGTGATGCCGGAGAAAATGTCTGAAGAAAAGAGAGCCATTTTAAAAGCTTATGGAGCCCAAGTGGTCATCACACCTATGGTGGAGCCTGATCACCCTTTAAGCCACTACAATGTCTCGAAAAAAATCGCAGACGGTGTTCCGGGTGGTTTTTTAGTGAATCAGTACCACAACAAAGACAACCCAGCTCGTCACTACAAGACGACTGGTCCAGAAATTTGGAAACAAACAGATGGAAAAGTCGATGTCATCGTGGGTGGTGCGGGTACTGGTGGGACTCTTTCTGGTTGCGCTAAATATCTTAAAGAGCAAAAAGCTTCCGTAAAAGTCATTTGCGCCGATCCTATCGGATCGATTTTGTATGACTTGTTCTATCATAAGAAAATTGTCGATCCCCCAGGTTCTTACAAGGTCGAGGGTATTGGCGAAGACATGCTTCCAGACAATGTTCATTTGGATATTTATGATGGCTTTGTTCGAGTCAGCGATCCCGAGGCTTTCGCGATGACAAGACGCCTGGTCGCTGAAGAGGGCTTGTTGGTGGGCCCTTCAAGTGGAACAGCTATGGTAGCTGCCATGAAATATGCTGAAACTTTGGAAAAACCATCAAATATCGTTGTGATTTTCCCGGATAGCGGCCGTCAATATCTGAGCAAGGCATTTAACGATCAATGGATGGTGGAAAACAGCTTCTTGAAGGCTGAAGATACGAAGAATGTCTTCAATCGTGTCGTTTCCGCTGAAGAAGCCCTAAAAAATCTTTCTAAATAA
- a CDS encoding MlaD family protein gives MKVETKVGLLALVSLIMVAAFAYAMGFIAPFSNTKELNVMFNFAGGIEEGSPVRVMGIKVGKVKSITFDPEHKMADGEEVKLRLTITIDKKAWTSVRKDSKFFINLAGVIGEKFLEISPGNAAAGEFANGDYVRGEDPPRIDQLLSQGYGLAGKVIEILEKNEGSVTNTIKQLDALTTNFNRTLVLLDKTTKNREVSRLLDNAVKISDDMAYFTTNLRSKKAEDTYDLVHKLLFRLEPMDAPAIKKFLQEEGVRARIF, from the coding sequence ATGAAAGTGGAAACCAAGGTCGGTTTGTTAGCTCTAGTAAGTCTAATCATGGTTGCAGCATTCGCTTATGCCATGGGCTTTATTGCTCCGTTTTCGAATACCAAAGAACTTAATGTGATGTTTAATTTTGCGGGTGGAATCGAGGAAGGCTCTCCCGTTCGTGTAATGGGTATCAAAGTGGGCAAAGTTAAATCCATCACTTTTGATCCTGAACATAAAATGGCTGACGGTGAAGAAGTTAAGCTGCGTTTGACAATTACCATTGATAAAAAAGCCTGGACGAGTGTCCGTAAGGACTCGAAGTTTTTTATCAATCTTGCGGGTGTGATCGGGGAAAAGTTTTTGGAGATCTCTCCTGGAAACGCAGCAGCCGGTGAGTTCGCAAATGGCGACTATGTTCGTGGTGAAGATCCTCCGCGCATCGATCAACTCTTGTCCCAAGGATATGGACTGGCCGGAAAAGTGATCGAAATCCTGGAAAAAAATGAAGGATCAGTAACAAATACGATCAAACAGCTGGATGCTTTGACGACAAACTTTAATCGCACGCTGGTTTTATTGGATAAAACGACAAAAAACCGTGAAGTATCCAGATTGCTTGATAATGCAGTCAAAATCAGCGATGACATGGCATATTTTACGACGAATCTTCGATCTAAAAAGGCTGAAGACACGTATGATTTGGTTCATAAACTTCTTTTCCGCTTGGAACCTATGGATGCTCCGGCAATCAAAAAGTTTCTTCAAGAAGAAGGTGTCAGAGCCCGTATCTTTTAG
- a CDS encoding ABC transporter permease has translation MMTLLADTFWGTFTGPFRRKEFFQQLYFVANRSLFIIVFCVCFAAVVTILESSFHMKMVIQNDAMVPGFAAVLILRELAAIVTALLLCSRVGAGYASEVGTMQITEQVDALKMLGIDPINYLVIPRFFACVLGGILLTVVSNMTCLFAAMMISQAYLGYTPGMFISSMHRFVQFKDVLFAVIKGACFGGVIPLVACYFGFNCQQGAEGVGKATTNTVVVASIAIIVIDFILSYTFSYLY, from the coding sequence ATGATGACACTTCTTGCTGATACTTTCTGGGGAACATTCACTGGACCTTTTCGACGTAAAGAGTTCTTTCAACAGCTTTATTTCGTCGCCAATCGCAGTCTTTTCATTATCGTTTTCTGTGTTTGTTTTGCGGCGGTTGTGACGATCCTAGAATCCTCTTTTCATATGAAAATGGTGATTCAAAACGATGCGATGGTGCCAGGGTTTGCTGCTGTATTAATTTTGCGCGAGTTAGCGGCGATCGTGACGGCTTTGCTTTTGTGTTCACGAGTGGGTGCGGGTTATGCCTCTGAAGTGGGAACGATGCAAATCACGGAACAAGTGGATGCTTTAAAGATGCTGGGAATTGATCCCATTAATTATCTGGTTATTCCGCGCTTTTTCGCCTGTGTTTTGGGTGGCATCTTATTGACCGTGGTTTCCAATATGACTTGTTTGTTCGCAGCGATGATGATCAGTCAGGCTTATTTGGGCTACACGCCAGGTATGTTCATTAGTTCCATGCACAGATTCGTGCAATTCAAAGACGTTTTATTTGCCGTGATCAAAGGCGCTTGTTTTGGCGGTGTGATTCCTTTGGTTGCATGCTATTTCGGATTCAATTGTCAGCAGGGTGCTGAAGGTGTTGGTAAGGCGACCACAAATACGGTGGTCGTGGCCTCAATTGCAATTATTGTTATCGATTTTATTTTGTCTTATACTTTTAGTTATCTTTATTGA
- a CDS encoding ABC transporter permease, with protein sequence MISLAVHILDEIGGTLLFLQKILSTIFVKKLKTHEIFVQIWKVSTESFPTTAMAGFFVGAIMAVQFAMPIREFGALGFLGGLATSATFREVGPMLIAFMLSGKVGAFTSAELGTMRVTEQIDAVRCLGADPMQEIIVPRFIGIVISSFFLLAAGLMMSVFGGMALSQAFAGVTPEEYTRHIPTIVHPLSILSGMIKSLVFAIVLATICTYKGYTTSGGAKGVGRAVVATAVTTMICIVVMDWFTSFLGDVILQMVRGYRS encoded by the coding sequence ATGATTTCTCTCGCAGTTCATATTCTGGATGAAATCGGCGGCACGCTTTTATTTTTGCAAAAGATTTTGTCCACTATTTTTGTTAAAAAGCTAAAAACCCACGAAATATTTGTTCAGATTTGGAAGGTTTCAACTGAATCTTTTCCGACGACAGCAATGGCAGGATTTTTTGTGGGTGCGATCATGGCGGTCCAATTTGCGATGCCGATTCGCGAGTTTGGTGCGTTGGGATTCTTGGGAGGCCTTGCGACCAGCGCAACTTTCCGTGAAGTCGGCCCGATGCTAATTGCCTTTATGTTGAGTGGAAAAGTAGGCGCATTTACCTCGGCAGAGTTGGGAACGATGCGCGTAACTGAACAAATTGATGCTGTTCGTTGCCTGGGCGCAGATCCCATGCAGGAAATTATCGTTCCGCGCTTTATCGGCATCGTTATTTCCAGTTTTTTTCTGCTGGCGGCGGGATTGATGATGTCGGTGTTCGGCGGAATGGCTTTGTCACAGGCTTTTGCCGGTGTAACGCCGGAAGAATACACGCGCCATATTCCTACGATTGTTCATCCACTTTCAATTCTTAGTGGAATGATAAAAAGTCTGGTTTTTGCCATCGTTTTAGCAACTATTTGTACTTATAAAGGCTACACCACATCTGGCGGAGCTAAAGGTGTGGGTCGCGCTGTCGTGGCAACGGCGGTCACAACAATGATTTGTATCGTTGTGATGGATTGGTTCACGAGCTTTTTGGGTGATGTGATTCTTCAAATGGTCAGAGGGTACCGCTCATGA
- a CDS encoding ABC transporter ATP-binding protein, producing MIEFKKIVKRFGDRTVLNGLSAVIREGEIVFILGTSGTGKSVLLKNLVGLLTPDEGEIWIDGEEVSKFTEEEYLPIRKKCGMVFQHPALFDSLTIFENVAFGLRRHYQFPQEVIKEKVLKALRLVHLKDVEDKLPAQISYGMQKRVSLARTIALDPKILLFDEPTTGLDPVTTTAVNQLILDLSRSLKTTSIVVSHDMNCALSIADRIIVLDKGQIVAMGTPGELKKSEVPLVQDFLAEVPA from the coding sequence GTGATAGAGTTCAAAAAGATCGTCAAAAGATTTGGTGACCGCACAGTTCTTAATGGACTCTCTGCTGTTATTCGCGAAGGCGAAATCGTTTTTATTCTGGGGACCTCTGGAACGGGCAAATCCGTTTTGTTGAAGAATCTAGTGGGTCTTTTAACTCCCGATGAAGGGGAGATCTGGATCGACGGCGAAGAGGTTTCAAAATTCACCGAGGAAGAGTATCTTCCGATTCGTAAAAAATGCGGTATGGTTTTTCAACACCCGGCTCTTTTTGACTCCCTGACGATTTTTGAAAACGTCGCTTTTGGTTTACGCCGTCACTATCAGTTTCCCCAGGAAGTGATTAAAGAAAAAGTTCTGAAAGCCTTACGCCTGGTGCATTTGAAGGACGTGGAAGACAAGCTTCCGGCGCAAATCTCGTATGGAATGCAAAAGCGTGTGAGCCTTGCCCGCACCATCGCACTGGACCCTAAGATTTTACTTTTTGATGAACCCACGACGGGGCTTGATCCGGTTACGACCACCGCGGTGAACCAGCTGATTTTGGATTTATCACGCTCTTTGAAAACAACTTCGATCGTGGTCAGCCATGACATGAATTGTGCGCTTTCCATTGCGGATCGAATCATTGTTTTAGATAAAGGACAGATCGTGGCTATGGGAACACCAGGTGAATTGAAAAAATCGGAAGTTCCCTTGGTGCAGGACTTTTTGGCAGAGGTCCCGGCATGA
- a CDS encoding ABC transporter ATP-binding protein: protein MTSALRLENVTVTFDSQVVLRSVNLDIKSGEAFVIVGPSGQGKTTLLKTLSGLVTPQDGRVFLEQNEWLTLGSKERLPLLKKMGILFQKNALFDSLTCLENICFPLRETTQLTEWEITKKAESFLDAVGIPHARDLYPDEISGGMQKRLGIARALALDPKIIFYDDPTAGLDPITSKKIISLIKTLQQQNNSTVVAITNDMNRAYQMADRIAMVVDQEVIITGSPKETENHSDPRVRQFVRGLLQGPLTALDPVL from the coding sequence ATGACGAGTGCACTACGTCTTGAAAACGTGACTGTGACTTTTGACTCACAGGTCGTTTTGCGCTCTGTAAATCTGGATATAAAGTCCGGTGAAGCTTTTGTGATTGTCGGCCCCAGTGGCCAAGGCAAGACGACTCTACTTAAAACTTTATCAGGCCTCGTAACCCCTCAAGATGGCAGAGTTTTTCTTGAACAAAACGAATGGTTAACACTAGGCAGCAAAGAGCGTTTGCCACTGCTTAAAAAAATGGGAATTTTGTTTCAGAAAAATGCCCTTTTCGATTCTTTGACCTGTCTTGAAAATATCTGTTTTCCGCTGCGAGAGACCACGCAACTGACAGAGTGGGAAATAACAAAGAAAGCTGAGAGCTTTTTGGATGCAGTGGGAATTCCGCACGCACGAGATTTGTATCCCGACGAGATCAGCGGGGGCATGCAAAAACGCCTGGGAATCGCGCGGGCATTGGCTCTGGATCCAAAAATTATTTTTTACGATGATCCCACGGCTGGCCTTGATCCGATCACGTCCAAAAAAATTATCTCGCTGATTAAGACTTTGCAGCAGCAAAATAACTCGACGGTTGTGGCAATCACGAACGATATGAATCGTGCCTATCAGATGGCGGATCGTATCGCTATGGTTGTTGATCAAGAAGTTATTATCACCGGATCTCCCAAGGAGACCGAGAACCATAGTGATCCAAGAGTACGTCAGTTTGTACGCGGTCTTCTGCAGGGTCCACTGACGGCGCTTGACCCTGTCTTATAA
- the sucC gene encoding ADP-forming succinate--CoA ligase subunit beta — MNIHEYQAKEVLRKFGVATLKGKLAHSPEEAVAAAKEIGGSVWVVKAQIHAGGRGKGGGVKVAKSLDEVADYTKKMIGMTLVTHQTGPEGKVVQKVFIEQGCNIAKEYYVACLIDRATGRAAMMASSEGGMDIEEVAEHNPNAIKKVDIDPTVGLMPFQARELAFQIGMAPEIVNKAVKFFAGLYNAFIATDCSIAEINPLVVTKEGDVLCLDAKMNFDSNSLFRHPDIVEMRDLNEEEPSEIEASKFDLAFIKLDGNIGCLVNGAGLAMATLDIIKLHGAEPANFLDVGGGANKEKVTEAFKIILKDKNVKGILVNIFGGIMKCDIIAEGVIAASKELGLKVPLVVRLEGTNVELGKKMLKESGLNITPADNLTDAAKKIVAAIKG; from the coding sequence ATGAATATTCATGAGTATCAGGCTAAAGAAGTCTTGAGAAAGTTCGGAGTAGCAACGCTTAAAGGTAAGCTTGCTCACTCTCCAGAAGAAGCAGTTGCTGCTGCTAAAGAAATCGGTGGATCAGTTTGGGTTGTAAAAGCTCAAATTCACGCTGGTGGCCGTGGTAAAGGTGGCGGTGTTAAAGTTGCTAAGTCTTTGGACGAAGTTGCAGACTACACTAAGAAGATGATCGGCATGACTTTGGTGACTCACCAAACAGGCCCTGAAGGTAAAGTTGTTCAAAAAGTTTTCATCGAACAAGGTTGCAACATCGCTAAAGAATACTACGTTGCTTGCTTGATCGACCGTGCGACGGGAAGAGCTGCAATGATGGCTTCTTCTGAAGGTGGTATGGATATCGAGGAAGTTGCTGAGCACAATCCAAACGCGATCAAAAAAGTAGATATCGATCCAACTGTTGGTTTGATGCCTTTCCAAGCTCGCGAATTGGCTTTCCAAATCGGAATGGCTCCAGAAATCGTTAATAAAGCTGTGAAATTCTTTGCTGGTCTTTACAACGCTTTCATCGCGACTGATTGCTCTATCGCAGAGATCAATCCTTTAGTTGTAACTAAAGAGGGCGATGTTCTTTGCCTGGACGCTAAAATGAACTTCGATTCGAACTCATTGTTCAGACATCCAGATATCGTTGAAATGCGTGATCTTAACGAGGAAGAACCTTCTGAAATTGAAGCTTCTAAGTTCGATCTAGCGTTCATCAAACTTGATGGTAACATCGGTTGCTTGGTGAACGGTGCGGGTCTTGCGATGGCGACTCTAGACATCATCAAGTTGCACGGTGCTGAGCCTGCAAACTTCTTGGACGTTGGCGGCGGCGCTAACAAAGAGAAAGTAACGGAAGCGTTCAAAATCATCCTTAAAGATAAAAACGTTAAAGGCATCCTGGTTAACATCTTCGGTGGTATCATGAAATGTGACATCATCGCTGAGGGTGTGATCGCTGCTTCTAAAGAACTTGGTTTGAAAGTTCCATTGGTTGTACGTCTTGAAGGTACGAACGTAGAACTTGGTAAAAAAATGTTGAAGGAGTCTGGCTTGAACATCACTCCAGCAGACAATTTGACTGATGCAGCTAAGAAAATCGTTGCTGCGATTAAAGGATAA